The Streptomyces fungicidicus nucleotide sequence AAGAAGGCTGAGAAGAAGGACGAGGCCGCCGCTGAGTCCGCTTCGACCGAGGCCTGAGCATGCTCGAGGAGGCTCTCGAGCACCTCGTGAAGGGCATCGTCGACAACCCTGACGATGTGCAGGTCGCCTCGCGCAATCTGCGCCGCGGGCGCGTGCTCGAGGTCCGGGTCCACCCGGACGACCTCGGCAAGGTGATCGGCCGCAACGGCCGTACCGCCCGCGCGTTGCGCACCGTCGTGGGCGCCATCGGCGGCCGCGGTATCCGCGTCGACCTCGTCGACGTGGACCACGTCCGCTGACGTTTCACCGCAACCGGCTCGGGCCGGGGAGGGCCCTACGGGTCGTCCCCGGCCCGTAGTCGTGGATGTCGCAGATCGATCAGGAGAAGCAAGCACCGTGCAGCTGGTAGTCGCTCGCATCGGCCGCGCCCACGGCATCAAGGGCGAGGTCACCGTGGAGGTCCGCACCGACGAGCCGGAGCTCAGGCTCGGGCCCGGTGCCGTCCTGACCACCGATCCGGCCTCCGCCGGGCCGCTCACCATCGAGACCGGCCGGGTCCACAGCGGCCGCCTGCTGCTGCGCTTCGAGGGCGTGCGCGACCGCAACGGGGCCG carries:
- a CDS encoding RNA-binding protein, whose product is MLEEALEHLVKGIVDNPDDVQVASRNLRRGRVLEVRVHPDDLGKVIGRNGRTARALRTVVGAIGGRGIRVDLVDVDHVR